From the Rhinolophus sinicus isolate RSC01 linkage group LG02, ASM3656204v1, whole genome shotgun sequence genome, one window contains:
- the DYRK4 gene encoding dual specificity tyrosine-phosphorylation-regulated kinase 4 isoform X3 gives MPSLLYQENQVHNQMSTSELKTSEMPFLSNTNTQDSKPKEKAPRKHKMPLTAKEALRFFKNQLSSYEQNEILGYAELWFLGLEAEKLHMAPEKFSKTSFDDEHGSYMKVLHDHIAYRYEVLEMIGKGSFGQVAKCLDHKNNELVALKIIRNKKRFHLQALVELKILDALRRKDKDNTYNVVHMKDFFYFRNHLCITFELLGINLYELMKNNRFQGFSLSIIRRFTLSVLKCLQMLYVEKIIHCDLKPENIVLYQKGQVSVKVIDFGSSCYEHQKVYSYIQSRFYRSPEVILGRPYSMAIDMWSLGCIMAELYTGSPLFPGENEAEQLACIMEVLGLPPTQFIQTSSRRQTFFDSKGFPKNITSNRGKKRYPDSKDLTMVLKTYDSSFLDFLRRCLVWEPSLRMTPDQALKHAWIHEARNLKPQLRPQILRKPNLCFPSETRKDKVQGYHLVGKKADVVIKEETIDKIKDGSTKQGQNSDDQQGSLQQVAEVVQLPHLAEASGTPETVVGQEESKTSTGQQSKNSSPKNPSLLPPIV, from the exons ATGCCATCCCTGCTGTATCAG GAGAATCAAGTTCACAATCAGATGTCGACCTCTGAGCTCAAGACTTCAGAGATGCCTTTCCTTTCAAACACTAATACCCAAGATTCCAAGCCCAAGGAGAAAGCACCGAGGAAGCACAAGATGCCTCTGACAGCAAAAG AGGCCTTAAGGTTTTTTAAGAACCAGCTGTCTTCTTATGAGCAAAATGAAATCCTGGGCTATGCAGAGCTGTGGTTCCTGGGGCTCGAAGCTGAGAAGCTCCACATGGCTCCTGAGAAATTCAGCAAGACAAGTTTTGATGATGAACACGGCTCCTATATGAAG GTCCTGCATGACCACATTGCCTACCGCTACGAGGTTCTGGAGATGATCGGGAAAGGGTCCTTTGGACAGGTGGCCAAGTGCTTGGATCACAAAAACAATGAGTTGGTGGCCTTGAAAATCATCAGGAACAAGAAGAG ATTTCACCTCCAGGCCCTGGTGGAGCTGAAGATCCTGGACGCTCTCAGAAGGAAGGACAAAGACAACACCTACAATGTGGTCCACATGAAGGACTTTTTCTACTTCCGCAATCACCTCTGCATCACCTTTGAACTCCTGGG aATCAACTTGTATgagttaatgaaaaataataggtTTCAAGGCTTCAGTCTGTCAATCATTCGGCGCTTCACCCTGTCTGTGTTGAAATGTTTGCAAATGCTCTATGTAGAGAAGATCATTCACTGCGATCTCAAGCCT GAGAATATCGTGTTATACCAGAAGGGCCAGGTCTCTGTTAAAGTTATTGACTTCGGATCAAGCTGTTATGAACATCAGAAAG tgTACAGCTACATCCAAAGCCGTTTCTACCGATCCCCAGAGGTGATTCTGGGCCGCCCTTACAGCATGGCCATCGACATGTGGAGCCTGGGCTGCATCATGGCGGAGTTGTACACGGGCTCCCCGCTGTTCCCCGGGGAGAACGAAGCGGAGCAGCTGGCCTGCATCATGGAG GTGCTGGGTCTGCCACCGACCCAGTTCATTCAGACGTCCTCCAGGAGACAGACATTCTTTG ATTCCAAAGGTTTTCCTAAAAATATAACCAgcaacaggggaaaaaaaagatacccGGATTCCAAGGATCTCACGATGGTGCTGAAAACCTACGACTCTAGCTTCCTGGACTTTCTCAGAAGGTGTTTGGT GTGGGAACCTTCTCTGCGCATGACCCCTGACCAGGCCCTCAAGCATGCGTGGATTCACGAGGCACGGAATCTCAAACCACAGCTCAGGCCCCAGATCCTGAGAAAACCCAATTTGTGTTTCCCCTCTGAGACGAGGAAGGACAAGGTTCAAGGGTATCATCTTGTGGGTAAAAAAG CCGATGTAGTCATCAAAGAAGAGACTATAGACAAAATAAAAGATGGCTCCACGAAGCAGGGTCAGAATTCAGATGATCAGCAAGGCTCCCTCCAGCAAGTAGCTGAAGTAGTCCAGCTGCCTCATCTAGCAGAAGCTTCCGGAACACCAGAGACTGTTGTTGGGCAAGAGGAGTCCAAGACCTCCACAGGACAACAAAGCAAAAACTCTTCCCCCAAGAACCCAAGCCTTTTACCACCTATTGTGTGA
- the AKAP3 gene encoding A-kinase anchor protein 3, translated as MSERVDWLQSQNGVCKVDVYSPGDTQPQVWKMSDESLPIFKEASTDPVRVLSWLCKDLERSTAGFQDVRFKPEESSFGGEMTNTGDPCKCFFVDYYNTINKDSPGRLHFEATHRENPLQGPRAQLGNRSSVDEISFYANRLTNLVIAMARKEINERINGSDNKCIHQSLYIGDEPTPKKSLSKVASELVNKTVSAYSKATTLDKIPDSGDRPLGLFQAPPNLRYKTTLDIKENSKESKGPGDKPASKKSFFYKEEFESHNAVDAKEGGTFLPGERKIFRGQERPDDFTASVSQAIMTYANNVVSDMMVSIMNTLRIQVKDTTIATILLKKVLIKHAKDVVSDLIDSFMKNLHNVTGSLMTDTDFVSAVKRSLFCHGSQKATDIMDAMLNKLHTVMFAKKPSESIRKTKDKSESYSLLSMKGMGNPKNQNVNFATMKSEGKLREKVYCPPCKPEKTCAETLGEHIIKEGLSLWHKTQNKEGKSPDFQHAAFADSNKQHNPTPDIPLGFPLDPCNFSLPMPHPENPENFMCDSWAKDLIVSALLLIQYHLAQGGSIDAQSFLEAASDTNFPAEKFPVVPDETSHKSTHMGDNQEEEEKKDLKSIFFNFIRNLLGETIFKSDRSSECKVPEQPVKEEDGHLYERPVTPTPNKLSDGDEAGGAFVGLTKMVANQLDGHMNKEMIEHLTDSVMKLCVIIAKSCDSPLTELGDDKSGESTRTTFTFPEHLYECLPVKGTGTAEALLQSAYQAVHNELRGVSEQLPEECTSPPVIVSNHNLSGVVQDKQLQAVLQWVAASELNVPILYFAGDDEGIQEKLLQLSAAAVDKGCSVGEVLQSVLRYEKERQLDEAVGNVTRLQLLDWLMENL; from the exons ATGTCAGAAAGGGTTGACTGGCTACAAAGCCAAAATGGGGTATGCAAAGTTGATGTCTATTCACCCGGAGACACCCAACCCCAGGTCTGGAAAATG TCGGATGAATCCTTGCCTATTTTTAAGGAAGCCTCAACTGATCCTGTCAGAGTGCTCAGCTGGCTCTGCAAAGACCTGGAAAGAAGTACAGCAGGGTTCCAAGATGTTAGGTTCAAGCCCGAAGAATCATCATTTGGTGGGGAAATGACCAACACAGGAGACCCATGCAAGTGTTTCTTTGTGGActattacaataccatcaacAAGGACAGTCCAGGGAGATTGCATTTTGAGGCAACTCACAGAGAGAACCCTCTCCAGGGCCCCAGGGCCCAACTTGGCAATAGGAGTTCAGTAGATGAAATTTCCTTCTATGCTAACCGCCTCACAAATCTAGTCATAGCCATGGCCCGCAAAGAGATCAACGAGAGGATCAATGGCTCTGACAACAAATGTATCCATCAGTCATTGTACATAGGAGATGAACCCACGCCCAAGAAAAGCCTGAGTAAGGTGGCATCAGAGCTGGTGAACAAGACTGTCTCTGCATATTCCAAAGCCACTACCTTGGATAAGATTCCTGACTCTGGTGACAGACCCTTGGGATTGTTCCAGGCTCCCCCAAATTTGAGATACAAGACCACTTTGGACATCAAGGAGAACAGCAAGGAGAGCAAGGGTCCAGGTGACAAGCCTGCTTCTAAGAAATCTTTCTTCTATAAGGAAGAGTTTGAATCTCATAATGCAGTTGATGCCAAAGAGGGTGGAACGTTCCTACCTGGGGAGAGAAAGATATTCAGAGGGCAAGAAAGGCCTGATGACTTTACAGCTTCTGTTAGTCAAGCAATCATGACCTATGCCAACAATGTGGTATCTGATATGATGGTCTCCATCATGAACACACTAAGGATCCAAGTGAAGGATACAACCATTGCCACCATCCTGCTGAAGAAGGTGCTGATCAAGCATGCGAAAGACGTGGTCTCAGATCTCATTGACTCCTTCATGAAGAACCTTCACAATGTCACAGGGAGCCTCATGACTGATACAGACTTTGTCTCGGCTGTGAAAAGAAGTTTATTTTGTCATGGAAGCCAGAAGGCCACAGATATCATGGATGCCATGCTGAATAAGCTACACACTGTGATGTTTGCCAAGAAACCTTCTGAGAGTATCAGGAAAACCAAGGACAAGTCTGAGAGTTATTCCCTTTTGTCCATGAAAGGAATGGGTAACCCTAAAAACCAAAATGTAAACTTTGCAACAATGAAATCTGAAGGTAAATTGAGGGAAAAAGTATACTGTCCTCCGTGCAAACCAGAGAAGACTTGTGCCGAAACTTTGGGTGAACACATTATCAAAGAGGGACTGAGCTTGTGGCATAAAACtcagaataaagaaggaaaatctcCAGATTTCCAACATGCAGCATTTGCAGATTCCAACAAACAGCATAATCCTACACCAGACATTCCCCTGGGATTTCCTTTGGATCCTTGCAACTTCAGCCTCCCTATGCCTCACCCAGAGAATCCTGAGAATTTTATGTGTGATTCCTGGGCCAAGGACCTGATTGTATCTGCCTTACTTTTGATTCAGTACCACCTGGCCCAGGGAGGAAGCATAGATGCACAGAGCTTCCTTGAAGCTGCGAGTGACACCAACTTTCCTGCCGAAAAGTTCCCTGTAGTTCCTGATGAGACCAGCCATAAGTCTACTCACATGGGAGATaaccaagaagaagaagaaaagaaggatcTAAAGAGcattttcttcaactttatcCGGAATTTACTTGGTGAGACCATTTTCAAGAGTGACCGTAGCTCTGAATGCAAGGTGCCAGAACAGCCAGTTAAGGAAGAAGATGGCCACCTGTATGAAAGACCtgttacccccacccccaacaaactAAGTGATGGCGATGAGGCTGGTGGTGCCTTTGTTGGGCTGACCAAGATGGTTGCCAACCAGTTAGATGGCCACATGAATAAGGAGATGATAGAACATCTGACGGACTCAGTTATGAAGTTGTGTGTCATTATTGCCAAGTCCTGCGACTCTCCCTTGACAGAGCTGGGAGATGATAAGTCTGGGGAGTCCACCAGGACAACTTTCACCTTCCCGGAGCATTTATATGAGTGTTTACCAGTTAAGGGCACAGGGACAGCAGAGGCTCTTTTGCAGAGTGCCTATCAAGCTGTCCATAATGAATTGAGAGGTGTATCAGAACAGTTGCCTGAAGAGTGTACATCACCCCCAGTGATTGTCAGCAATCACAACCTAAGTGGTGTGGTTCAGGACAAGCAACTCCAGGCCGTACTGCAATGGGTAGCCGCCTCTGAGCTCAATGTCCCGATTTTGTACTTTGCTGGTGATGATGAAGGAATCCAGGAGAAG CTACTCCAGCTCTCAGCTGCTGCCGTGGACAAAGGATGCAGCGTAGGTGAGGTTCTCCAGTCAGTGCTGCGCTATGAGAAGGAGCGACAGCTGGATGAGGCGGTGGGAAATGTTACACGGCTGCAGCTGCTGGACTGGCTGATGGAGAACCTGTGa
- the DYRK4 gene encoding dual specificity tyrosine-phosphorylation-regulated kinase 4 isoform X2, translating into MTRLLHKSTNTDITSLSFVDTTGKKNMVSFPQISHKILLKPSLLYQENQVHNQMSTSELKTSEMPFLSNTNTQDSKPKEKAPRKHKMPLTAKEALRFFKNQLSSYEQNEILGYAELWFLGLEAEKLHMAPEKFSKTSFDDEHGSYMKVLHDHIAYRYEVLEMIGKGSFGQVAKCLDHKNNELVALKIIRNKKRFHLQALVELKILDALRRKDKDNTYNVVHMKDFFYFRNHLCITFELLGINLYELMKNNRFQGFSLSIIRRFTLSVLKCLQMLYVEKIIHCDLKPENIVLYQKGQVSVKVIDFGSSCYEHQKVYSYIQSRFYRSPEVILGRPYSMAIDMWSLGCIMAELYTGSPLFPGENEAEQLACIMEVLGLPPTQFIQTSSRRQTFFDSKGFPKNITSNRGKKRYPDSKDLTMVLKTYDSSFLDFLRRWEPSLRMTPDQALKHAWIHEARNLKPQLRPQILRKPNLCFPSETRKDKVQGYHLVGKKADVVIKEETIDKIKDGSTKQGQNSDDQQGSLQQVAEVVQLPHLAEASGTPETVVGQEESKTSTGQQSKNSSPKNPSLLPPIV; encoded by the exons ATGACCCGCTTATTACATAAG AGTACAAACACTGACATTACTTCACTCTCTTTTGTGGATACCACGGGGAAGAAAAACATGGTTAGCTTCCCACAGATCAGCCACAAAATCCTACTAAAGCCATCCCTGCTGTATCAG GAGAATCAAGTTCACAATCAGATGTCGACCTCTGAGCTCAAGACTTCAGAGATGCCTTTCCTTTCAAACACTAATACCCAAGATTCCAAGCCCAAGGAGAAAGCACCGAGGAAGCACAAGATGCCTCTGACAGCAAAAG AGGCCTTAAGGTTTTTTAAGAACCAGCTGTCTTCTTATGAGCAAAATGAAATCCTGGGCTATGCAGAGCTGTGGTTCCTGGGGCTCGAAGCTGAGAAGCTCCACATGGCTCCTGAGAAATTCAGCAAGACAAGTTTTGATGATGAACACGGCTCCTATATGAAG GTCCTGCATGACCACATTGCCTACCGCTACGAGGTTCTGGAGATGATCGGGAAAGGGTCCTTTGGACAGGTGGCCAAGTGCTTGGATCACAAAAACAATGAGTTGGTGGCCTTGAAAATCATCAGGAACAAGAAGAG ATTTCACCTCCAGGCCCTGGTGGAGCTGAAGATCCTGGACGCTCTCAGAAGGAAGGACAAAGACAACACCTACAATGTGGTCCACATGAAGGACTTTTTCTACTTCCGCAATCACCTCTGCATCACCTTTGAACTCCTGGG aATCAACTTGTATgagttaatgaaaaataataggtTTCAAGGCTTCAGTCTGTCAATCATTCGGCGCTTCACCCTGTCTGTGTTGAAATGTTTGCAAATGCTCTATGTAGAGAAGATCATTCACTGCGATCTCAAGCCT GAGAATATCGTGTTATACCAGAAGGGCCAGGTCTCTGTTAAAGTTATTGACTTCGGATCAAGCTGTTATGAACATCAGAAAG tgTACAGCTACATCCAAAGCCGTTTCTACCGATCCCCAGAGGTGATTCTGGGCCGCCCTTACAGCATGGCCATCGACATGTGGAGCCTGGGCTGCATCATGGCGGAGTTGTACACGGGCTCCCCGCTGTTCCCCGGGGAGAACGAAGCGGAGCAGCTGGCCTGCATCATGGAG GTGCTGGGTCTGCCACCGACCCAGTTCATTCAGACGTCCTCCAGGAGACAGACATTCTTTG ATTCCAAAGGTTTTCCTAAAAATATAACCAgcaacaggggaaaaaaaagatacccGGATTCCAAGGATCTCACGATGGTGCTGAAAACCTACGACTCTAGCTTCCTGGACTTTCTCAGAAG GTGGGAACCTTCTCTGCGCATGACCCCTGACCAGGCCCTCAAGCATGCGTGGATTCACGAGGCACGGAATCTCAAACCACAGCTCAGGCCCCAGATCCTGAGAAAACCCAATTTGTGTTTCCCCTCTGAGACGAGGAAGGACAAGGTTCAAGGGTATCATCTTGTGGGTAAAAAAG CCGATGTAGTCATCAAAGAAGAGACTATAGACAAAATAAAAGATGGCTCCACGAAGCAGGGTCAGAATTCAGATGATCAGCAAGGCTCCCTCCAGCAAGTAGCTGAAGTAGTCCAGCTGCCTCATCTAGCAGAAGCTTCCGGAACACCAGAGACTGTTGTTGGGCAAGAGGAGTCCAAGACCTCCACAGGACAACAAAGCAAAAACTCTTCCCCCAAGAACCCAAGCCTTTTACCACCTATTGTGTGA
- the DYRK4 gene encoding dual specificity tyrosine-phosphorylation-regulated kinase 4 isoform X1, translating into MTRLLHKSTNTDITSLSFVDTTGKKNMVSFPQISHKILLKPSLLYQENQVHNQMSTSELKTSEMPFLSNTNTQDSKPKEKAPRKHKMPLTAKEALRFFKNQLSSYEQNEILGYAELWFLGLEAEKLHMAPEKFSKTSFDDEHGSYMKVLHDHIAYRYEVLEMIGKGSFGQVAKCLDHKNNELVALKIIRNKKRFHLQALVELKILDALRRKDKDNTYNVVHMKDFFYFRNHLCITFELLGINLYELMKNNRFQGFSLSIIRRFTLSVLKCLQMLYVEKIIHCDLKPENIVLYQKGQVSVKVIDFGSSCYEHQKVYSYIQSRFYRSPEVILGRPYSMAIDMWSLGCIMAELYTGSPLFPGENEAEQLACIMEVLGLPPTQFIQTSSRRQTFFDSKGFPKNITSNRGKKRYPDSKDLTMVLKTYDSSFLDFLRRCLVWEPSLRMTPDQALKHAWIHEARNLKPQLRPQILRKPNLCFPSETRKDKVQGYHLVGKKADVVIKEETIDKIKDGSTKQGQNSDDQQGSLQQVAEVVQLPHLAEASGTPETVVGQEESKTSTGQQSKNSSPKNPSLLPPIV; encoded by the exons ATGACCCGCTTATTACATAAG AGTACAAACACTGACATTACTTCACTCTCTTTTGTGGATACCACGGGGAAGAAAAACATGGTTAGCTTCCCACAGATCAGCCACAAAATCCTACTAAAGCCATCCCTGCTGTATCAG GAGAATCAAGTTCACAATCAGATGTCGACCTCTGAGCTCAAGACTTCAGAGATGCCTTTCCTTTCAAACACTAATACCCAAGATTCCAAGCCCAAGGAGAAAGCACCGAGGAAGCACAAGATGCCTCTGACAGCAAAAG AGGCCTTAAGGTTTTTTAAGAACCAGCTGTCTTCTTATGAGCAAAATGAAATCCTGGGCTATGCAGAGCTGTGGTTCCTGGGGCTCGAAGCTGAGAAGCTCCACATGGCTCCTGAGAAATTCAGCAAGACAAGTTTTGATGATGAACACGGCTCCTATATGAAG GTCCTGCATGACCACATTGCCTACCGCTACGAGGTTCTGGAGATGATCGGGAAAGGGTCCTTTGGACAGGTGGCCAAGTGCTTGGATCACAAAAACAATGAGTTGGTGGCCTTGAAAATCATCAGGAACAAGAAGAG ATTTCACCTCCAGGCCCTGGTGGAGCTGAAGATCCTGGACGCTCTCAGAAGGAAGGACAAAGACAACACCTACAATGTGGTCCACATGAAGGACTTTTTCTACTTCCGCAATCACCTCTGCATCACCTTTGAACTCCTGGG aATCAACTTGTATgagttaatgaaaaataataggtTTCAAGGCTTCAGTCTGTCAATCATTCGGCGCTTCACCCTGTCTGTGTTGAAATGTTTGCAAATGCTCTATGTAGAGAAGATCATTCACTGCGATCTCAAGCCT GAGAATATCGTGTTATACCAGAAGGGCCAGGTCTCTGTTAAAGTTATTGACTTCGGATCAAGCTGTTATGAACATCAGAAAG tgTACAGCTACATCCAAAGCCGTTTCTACCGATCCCCAGAGGTGATTCTGGGCCGCCCTTACAGCATGGCCATCGACATGTGGAGCCTGGGCTGCATCATGGCGGAGTTGTACACGGGCTCCCCGCTGTTCCCCGGGGAGAACGAAGCGGAGCAGCTGGCCTGCATCATGGAG GTGCTGGGTCTGCCACCGACCCAGTTCATTCAGACGTCCTCCAGGAGACAGACATTCTTTG ATTCCAAAGGTTTTCCTAAAAATATAACCAgcaacaggggaaaaaaaagatacccGGATTCCAAGGATCTCACGATGGTGCTGAAAACCTACGACTCTAGCTTCCTGGACTTTCTCAGAAGGTGTTTGGT GTGGGAACCTTCTCTGCGCATGACCCCTGACCAGGCCCTCAAGCATGCGTGGATTCACGAGGCACGGAATCTCAAACCACAGCTCAGGCCCCAGATCCTGAGAAAACCCAATTTGTGTTTCCCCTCTGAGACGAGGAAGGACAAGGTTCAAGGGTATCATCTTGTGGGTAAAAAAG CCGATGTAGTCATCAAAGAAGAGACTATAGACAAAATAAAAGATGGCTCCACGAAGCAGGGTCAGAATTCAGATGATCAGCAAGGCTCCCTCCAGCAAGTAGCTGAAGTAGTCCAGCTGCCTCATCTAGCAGAAGCTTCCGGAACACCAGAGACTGTTGTTGGGCAAGAGGAGTCCAAGACCTCCACAGGACAACAAAGCAAAAACTCTTCCCCCAAGAACCCAAGCCTTTTACCACCTATTGTGTGA